DNA from Longimicrobiales bacterium:
GCGGCACAACCTCGCCGGATTGCCCGCTGAGCTGGCCGATGACTAAGGGGGAACCGGCCAGAAGGATGAGCGCGACCACGAGTCGCGACAGGCAGCGTTGCATCATGAGTTACACCTCTATCGAGACAATGCCGAAGGGCTGCCGCAGCTGATGCCGTGGCGCCGTCAGTGACAGAACAGGGAGCCGGCGAGCAGGCAGCCGGCACGCGGGTATCGCAGGGAGGCCGGCCGCGATCGCGCGTCCGGTTCACGTTGCGTCACCGCCAAGGGTGCTGTCAGGCGTCGGGTGGAGGTGTGCCGAGAGAGGAGTTTGCCAGGCCGCCGCGCTGCAGCCTCGAGGCGATGTCGCAGGAGTGGTAGAGCGAGGTGTGGACACTGCCGGTCCGCGCGTTGGCGCGGTCACCGTGCTGCCCGTGAAACAGCGTCTGCCGTGGCGCGGTGCTGCGGCCGGTGCGCAACTCCAGTTCCGCGCCGGCGGCGGCCGCCATGAAACCGGCGGCCGGCAGGGCGTCGCCGGCAGTCAGATGCCCGGACGCTCCGATCGTCTCGACCGCCAGCGGACCATGACTCGACCCCCCGGCAACGTGTGTGCCTCCGGCCGGTCCTGCGATGAGGAGAACGAGCGCGGCCAGGAGCTGGATCGTGAAGCGGATCAAGTACCGGATACCGGGTATCGAGGAAACGGCACCCGGCCGGAATGCTCCGACCCGATGCCGCCGTGCGTCAAATTCGTGACGAGTGGGCCCGGCAGGACTCGAACCTGCGACCCTTCGATTATGAGTCGAGTGCTCTAACCACCTGAGCTACGGGCCCGTCAACAGTAAAATAGCGAAGTCGGCGGGTACCGAACAGGCGGTCACCGGCGTCGCCGAATACCAATCGTGCAGACAGCGCGCGGTTGCTGCTTCCGGGTTCGGTCTCTATGGTTCGCGACGACTCTCTTCCGATCGGAACATGACACTCCGCAGATACATACCGACGGCGCTCTGCCTGCTCGCGGCCTGCACGTCGGCGAGCGGGAACGAACCCGCCCGACCGGCAGCGCCCTACATCGTGGTTCTGGGAACGGCCCAGGACGGTGGCTATCCCCAGGCAGGAACGGCACCCGGCCGCGAGTGGGAACCGGAGCGGAGGCGGCTGGCATCCAGTCTCGCTATCGTCGATCCGCAATCCGGTGAGCGGTGGCTGGTGGAGGCGACGCCCGACTTCCGGGAACAGCTGCGGCTGCTGGATGAGCAGGCCCCGCGTGATGGCGTGCCCGGGCTGACCGGCATCTTCATCACTCACGCTCACGTGGGCCATTACGCCGGACTGATCCAGCTGGGGCACGAGGTCATCGGCGCCGAGGCCGTGCCGCTCTACGCGATGCCGCGGATGCAGGCGTTTCTGAGCACGAACGGTCCATGGGATCAGCTCGTCCGCTATCGCAACGTCGAGTTGCGGCCGCTCGCCGACGGGCGGACGGTCCATCTCAACGAGAGGATCGCCGTCACGCCGTTCCACGTGCCGCACCGCGACGAATACTCCGAGACGGTCGGGTTCCGGATCGAGGGACCAACGCGGACCGTCATCTTTCTGCCCGACATCGACAAGTGGGAGCGGTGGGATGCGCAGGGTACGCGGATCGAAGAGGCGATCGCGGATGCTGACGTC
Protein-coding regions in this window:
- a CDS encoding MBL fold metallo-hydrolase produces the protein MTLRRYIPTALCLLAACTSASGNEPARPAAPYIVVLGTAQDGGYPQAGTAPGREWEPERRRLASSLAIVDPQSGERWLVEATPDFREQLRLLDEQAPRDGVPGLTGIFITHAHVGHYAGLIQLGHEVIGAEAVPLYAMPRMQAFLSTNGPWDQLVRYRNVELRPLADGRTVHLNERIAVTPFHVPHRDEYSETVGFRIEGPTRTVIFLPDIDKWERWDAQGTRIEEAIADADVAYLDGTFYADGEIPGRDMAAIPHPFIVETMKRFADSGADTKASIRFIHLNRTNPVAWSDSPERRAVEAAGFRVAVRLERVEL